The Sporichthyaceae bacterium genome window below encodes:
- a CDS encoding acyl-CoA dehydrogenase family protein, producing the protein MTPDEFEAEVVEFLSARVSRRGPVSTEWGHGEEGLALFHETTDAQERAEANAALAWQRERWAGGFGWITGPVAHGGAGLPVFYDRLYRTLEAQFDIPDMSPLRIGLGTLSHALLSNGTDDQLAAHALPLHRGETIGCQLFSEPDAGSDLAGVRTRGVRDGNTWRIDGQKVWTSNATFADLGLALVRTDPDAPKHRGMTMFLMPMNTPGVEVRPLRQLTGGASFCETFLTDVVLDDALRLGDEGAGWAVATAALAGERRAVGDRSHEANARAMALLRTLVQRNGQAADPVVRDAWADLHTRLRVARFQQQRMQALPEESMSGAERAMDKVLLASNQKRIGDLAAQLLGPAFVADTGDWGTFNWNRWLMGSMGYRIAGGTEEILKTMLAERVLGLPREPKETKR; encoded by the coding sequence ATGACTCCCGACGAGTTCGAGGCCGAGGTCGTCGAATTCCTCTCCGCTCGGGTGTCCCGGCGCGGCCCGGTGTCCACCGAGTGGGGGCACGGCGAAGAAGGTCTCGCGCTGTTCCACGAGACCACCGACGCGCAGGAACGTGCCGAGGCCAACGCCGCGCTGGCCTGGCAACGGGAGCGCTGGGCCGGCGGCTTCGGCTGGATCACCGGACCTGTCGCCCACGGCGGCGCCGGGCTGCCGGTGTTCTACGACCGGCTCTACCGCACGCTCGAGGCGCAGTTCGACATCCCCGACATGAGCCCGCTGCGCATCGGCCTCGGGACGCTGAGCCACGCCCTGCTCAGCAACGGCACCGACGACCAACTCGCCGCGCACGCCCTGCCGCTGCACCGCGGCGAAACCATCGGCTGCCAGTTGTTCTCCGAACCGGACGCCGGGTCAGACCTCGCCGGCGTGCGCACCCGCGGTGTCCGGGACGGCAACACCTGGCGCATCGACGGACAGAAGGTGTGGACCTCCAACGCCACCTTCGCCGACCTCGGCCTGGCGTTGGTGCGTACCGACCCGGACGCCCCCAAGCACCGCGGCATGACCATGTTCCTGATGCCGATGAACACCCCCGGGGTCGAGGTCCGGCCGTTGCGCCAACTCACCGGCGGCGCCAGCTTCTGCGAAACCTTCCTCACCGACGTGGTGCTCGACGACGCGCTGCGTCTGGGCGACGAGGGCGCCGGCTGGGCCGTCGCCACCGCCGCACTCGCCGGCGAACGCAGGGCGGTCGGTGATCGCTCGCACGAGGCCAACGCGCGCGCCATGGCACTGCTGCGCACCCTCGTGCAGCGCAACGGCCAGGCCGCCGACCCGGTGGTGCGCGACGCCTGGGCCGATCTGCACACCCGACTGCGGGTCGCGCGGTTCCAACAGCAACGCATGCAGGCGCTGCCCGAGGAGTCGATGTCCGGCGCGGAACGGGCGATGGACAAGGTACTGCTGGCGAGTAATCAGAAGCGCATCGGTGACCTGGCCGCGCAACTGCTGGGCCCGGCGTTCGTCGCGGACACCGGGGACTGGGGCACGTTCAATTGGAACCGCTGGCTGATGGGCAGTATGGGCTACCGCATCGCCGGCGGCACCGAGGAAATCCTCAAGACCATGCTCGCCGAGCGCGTGCTGGGGCTGCCCCGTGAACCGAAGGAGACCAAACGGTGA
- a CDS encoding enoyl-CoA hydratase/isomerase family protein: MSEYNTVLFALAEGVATITLNRPEVLNSFNQQMLDEFCDIWKRCRVDDEVRVIVLRAAGGRAFSTGVDRKAGRTRHPNPWSADDPGFFLGAKQNRVWKPLICAVNGMCAGGAFYWINEADVVICSADATFFDPHTTYGMLSALEPAGLARRIPLGEAMRIALFGLDERMGAERAYSIGLVSEIVVGGEAELWNRAQVLAERLAEKPPLAIQGTVKAVWDSLSMSPHAAREVPLVYPQLSNPLSQTDFTPGKGGEPEIR, from the coding sequence GTGAGCGAGTACAACACCGTGCTGTTCGCCCTCGCCGAGGGCGTCGCGACCATCACACTGAACCGACCCGAGGTGCTCAACAGTTTCAACCAGCAGATGCTCGATGAGTTCTGCGACATCTGGAAGCGATGCCGGGTCGACGACGAGGTGCGGGTCATCGTGCTGCGCGCCGCGGGCGGCCGCGCGTTCTCCACCGGCGTGGACCGCAAGGCCGGGCGCACCCGCCACCCCAACCCGTGGAGCGCGGATGACCCCGGCTTCTTCCTCGGTGCCAAGCAGAACCGGGTGTGGAAGCCGCTGATCTGCGCGGTCAACGGCATGTGCGCAGGCGGGGCGTTCTACTGGATCAACGAGGCCGACGTGGTGATCTGCTCGGCCGACGCCACCTTCTTCGACCCGCACACCACTTACGGCATGCTCTCCGCGCTGGAGCCCGCCGGGCTGGCCCGGCGCATCCCGCTGGGCGAGGCGATGCGCATCGCATTGTTCGGCCTCGACGAACGCATGGGCGCCGAACGGGCGTACTCCATCGGCCTGGTCAGCGAGATCGTCGTCGGTGGTGAGGCGGAGCTGTGGAACCGCGCGCAGGTGCTGGCGGAACGGCTCGCCGAGAAACCACCGCTGGCCATCCAGGGCACGGTGAAGGCGGTGTGGGACTCGCTGTCCATGTCTCCGCACGCTGCCCGCGAGGTGCCGCTGGTGTACCCGCAGTTGTCGAATCCGTTGTCCCAGACAGATTTCACGCCCGGCAAGGGCGGGGAACCGGAGATCCGATGA
- a CDS encoding mycofactocin-coupled SDR family oxidoreductase has translation MSGRLAGKVAFITGAARGQGRSHALTLAKEGADIIAVDLCADVDTAPYPMATGEDLAETVRLVEATDRRIVAERADVRDLPALQKVLETGVGELGRLDIVLANAGIAQYAPAVDLTADQWTTMIDVNLTGVFFTVKAALPHLIAGGNGGSIVLTSSAAGLRGIANCVHYCAAKHGLVGMMKGLALELGPHRIRVNTVHPTTVNTDMVHNDSTYELFLPGKDNPTTEQFARIAQRLNVLPEPWAEPADVSAAIAFLCSDEARLVTGVSFPVDAGMAVRW, from the coding sequence ATGAGCGGACGGTTGGCGGGCAAGGTCGCATTCATCACCGGCGCGGCCCGCGGTCAGGGTCGCAGTCACGCGCTCACGCTGGCCAAGGAGGGTGCGGACATCATCGCCGTCGACCTGTGCGCCGACGTCGACACTGCGCCCTACCCGATGGCCACCGGAGAGGACCTCGCCGAGACGGTGCGATTGGTCGAGGCCACCGACCGGCGCATCGTCGCCGAACGTGCCGACGTGCGGGACCTGCCCGCGCTGCAGAAGGTGCTGGAGACCGGCGTCGGCGAACTCGGCCGGTTGGACATCGTGCTGGCCAACGCGGGCATCGCGCAGTACGCGCCCGCCGTCGACCTGACGGCGGATCAGTGGACCACGATGATCGACGTCAACCTCACCGGGGTGTTCTTCACCGTCAAGGCGGCGCTGCCGCACTTGATCGCCGGGGGCAACGGTGGCTCGATCGTGCTCACCAGCTCGGCGGCCGGGCTGCGCGGTATCGCCAACTGCGTGCACTACTGCGCGGCCAAGCACGGCCTGGTCGGCATGATGAAGGGCCTGGCGCTGGAACTCGGCCCGCACCGCATCCGGGTCAACACCGTGCACCCGACCACGGTGAACACCGACATGGTGCACAACGACTCGACCTACGAACTTTTCCTGCCCGGCAAGGACAACCCAACGACCGAGCAGTTCGCGCGCATCGCGCAACGGCTCAATGTGCTGCCCGAGCCGTGGGCGGAGCCGGCAGATGTCAGCGCCGCGATCGCCTTTCTGTGCTCGGACGAGGCCCGGTTGGTTACCGGGGTGAGCTTCCCGGTCGACGCGGGCATGGCTGTCCGCTGGTGA
- a CDS encoding MaoC family dehydratase N-terminal domain-containing protein has translation MTTMEIPGSVEAEDEEAFGRLTAAGIERFREKIGLDWPYDRWTTWNEQAGRDGIRHYAHGFGDDNPLYTDPEHAARSRWGAVIAPPGFLEGAGLTPEIPRRPQDKGRGKGALSGVHMFWAGDAIRYFAPVREGDRLWVRRFYVSIDEKESRFGGTSAYSVRRRVYWNDAGELIAIWDANFVHTERDTAAKRNKTQTEPPAQHIYTENELAEVDAHYVAEITRGADPRYVEDVVVDEELTPRYRGPMVIGDIIAWLQGNGRHEIYPYKLNHRNRSRMGGFYSRNSDGAWDSAMRVHWDDEFARSVGARRAYDYGMLRNAWMAHAVTDWMGDDAILVSCDDRITGFNTLGDLTRITGSITEVDSTGDWPEVGVSVACHNQFDERTAHGTFRVRLPSRERGLPEFPAAPADHGLLPGMPTPISGPWAN, from the coding sequence ATGACGACGATGGAAATCCCCGGGTCGGTCGAGGCCGAGGACGAGGAGGCCTTCGGTCGGCTCACCGCCGCCGGCATCGAACGGTTCCGGGAGAAGATCGGCCTGGACTGGCCCTATGACCGCTGGACCACCTGGAACGAGCAGGCCGGCCGGGACGGCATCCGCCACTACGCGCATGGCTTCGGCGACGACAACCCGCTGTACACCGACCCCGAGCACGCCGCCCGCAGCCGCTGGGGTGCGGTGATCGCCCCGCCCGGCTTCCTGGAGGGCGCCGGGCTCACCCCGGAGATTCCCCGCCGCCCGCAGGACAAGGGCCGCGGCAAGGGCGCGCTGTCCGGCGTGCACATGTTCTGGGCCGGCGACGCCATCCGCTACTTTGCGCCGGTGCGCGAGGGCGACCGGCTGTGGGTGCGGCGGTTCTACGTCTCCATCGACGAGAAGGAATCCCGGTTCGGCGGGACGTCCGCGTACTCGGTGCGCCGCCGCGTCTACTGGAACGACGCGGGCGAACTCATCGCGATCTGGGACGCCAACTTCGTGCACACCGAACGGGACACCGCGGCCAAGCGCAACAAGACGCAGACCGAGCCGCCCGCTCAGCACATCTACACCGAGAACGAACTGGCCGAGGTGGACGCGCACTACGTCGCGGAGATCACCCGTGGCGCGGACCCGCGTTACGTCGAGGACGTCGTGGTGGACGAGGAACTGACGCCGCGTTACCGCGGTCCGATGGTCATCGGCGACATCATCGCCTGGCTGCAGGGCAACGGCCGGCACGAGATCTACCCGTACAAGCTCAATCACCGCAACCGCTCGCGGATGGGCGGGTTCTACTCGCGGAACTCCGACGGGGCCTGGGATTCCGCGATGCGAGTGCACTGGGATGACGAGTTCGCCCGCTCCGTGGGGGCGCGGCGCGCCTACGACTACGGCATGCTGCGCAACGCCTGGATGGCGCACGCGGTCACCGACTGGATGGGCGACGACGCCATCCTGGTCAGCTGCGACGACCGGATTACCGGGTTCAACACTCTCGGCGACCTGACCCGCATCACCGGATCGATCACCGAGGTGGACAGCACGGGGGATTGGCCCGAGGTCGGGGTCAGCGTGGCCTGCCACAACCAGTTCGACGAGCGCACCGCGCACGGCACGTTCCGGGTGCGGCTGCCCTCGCGGGAGCGCGGCCTGCCGGAGTTCCCTGCCGCGCCGGCCGACCATGGTTTGCTGCCCGGCATGCCGACCCCGATCAGCGGCCCGTGGGCGAACTGA
- a CDS encoding aldehyde dehydrogenase family protein: MGELSTPPTPALPCAAAGFVDGAWVCGDADVEQVLDPATGAVLGAVPHATPAQVASAVAAARRAADGAWGRETPAGRSALLRRLLDTLAAEADRILEVVVAETGCPVTLARGQQVGLPLQHLAYWADAALRPELDPRPPVVTTRSDGSGVVGNWVVRREPYGVVAAITPYNFPFLENVMKLGPALAAGNAVVLKPSPYTPFSGLLLAEAWQRADLPPGVLNVVTGGAEVGVPLTCDPGVDLISFTGADAVGAAILAAAAPRLTKVLLELGGKSALIVRADADLELAARLGAAGVTTHAGQGCVLTTRHLVYPSVRTEYLDRMATLLSKAVVGDPRDPVTTMGPLIRTVARDRVEDYVAGALAQGARVVHGAARPDNLPAHLGGAYYLPTVLAEVDNTWPVAREEIFGPVAVVIEVADDDEAIEVANDSPYGLGGHIVGRDTAAAFAMANRLRVGSVDLNGGPGWTNPAVPFGGMKRSGLGRENGPEGLDEYTQLKTIKFPAR, from the coding sequence GTGGGCGAACTGAGCACCCCGCCGACCCCGGCGCTGCCCTGTGCGGCCGCGGGGTTCGTCGACGGCGCTTGGGTTTGCGGGGACGCGGACGTCGAGCAGGTGCTCGACCCGGCGACGGGTGCGGTGCTCGGCGCGGTGCCGCACGCCACGCCCGCGCAGGTCGCGTCCGCGGTGGCCGCCGCGCGTCGGGCCGCGGACGGGGCGTGGGGTCGCGAGACGCCGGCCGGGCGCAGTGCGCTGCTGCGCCGACTGCTGGACACCCTTGCCGCCGAGGCCGACCGCATCCTCGAGGTGGTTGTCGCCGAGACCGGCTGCCCGGTTACCCTGGCCCGCGGTCAGCAGGTCGGGTTGCCGCTGCAGCACCTGGCGTACTGGGCGGACGCCGCGCTGCGCCCCGAACTCGACCCACGCCCGCCGGTCGTCACGACGCGCTCGGACGGCTCCGGCGTGGTCGGGAACTGGGTGGTGCGCCGCGAGCCGTACGGCGTGGTTGCCGCGATCACCCCGTACAACTTCCCGTTCTTGGAGAACGTGATGAAGCTCGGCCCGGCACTGGCCGCCGGGAACGCCGTGGTGCTCAAACCCTCGCCGTACACGCCGTTCTCGGGGCTGCTGCTCGCCGAGGCGTGGCAACGCGCGGACCTGCCGCCGGGTGTGCTGAACGTGGTCACCGGTGGCGCGGAGGTCGGCGTCCCGCTCACCTGCGACCCGGGGGTGGACCTGATCTCGTTCACCGGCGCGGATGCGGTCGGCGCCGCGATCCTCGCCGCTGCCGCACCGCGGCTGACCAAGGTGTTGCTCGAACTCGGCGGGAAATCCGCGCTGATCGTCCGCGCCGACGCCGACCTCGAACTCGCCGCGCGGCTGGGCGCGGCCGGCGTGACCACGCACGCGGGGCAGGGCTGTGTGCTGACAACCCGTCACCTGGTTTATCCATCGGTGCGCACCGAATACCTGGATCGAATGGCGACGCTGCTGAGCAAGGCCGTGGTCGGCGACCCACGCGACCCGGTCACCACCATGGGCCCGCTCATCCGCACCGTGGCCCGGGACCGGGTGGAGGATTATGTGGCCGGGGCGCTCGCGCAGGGCGCAAGGGTGGTGCACGGCGCCGCCCGTCCGGACAACCTGCCGGCTCATCTCGGCGGCGCCTACTACCTGCCGACCGTGTTAGCCGAGGTCGACAACACCTGGCCGGTGGCCCGCGAGGAGATCTTCGGCCCGGTCGCCGTGGTGATCGAGGTGGCCGACGACGACGAGGCCATCGAGGTCGCGAACGACTCGCCCTACGGCTTGGGCGGGCACATTGTCGGCCGGGACACGGCCGCCGCGTTCGCGATGGCCAACCGACTGCGGGTGGGCAGCGTCGACCTCAACGGCGGACCCGGCTGGACCAACCCCGCGGTGCCGTTCGGCGGCATGAAGCGCTCCGGGCTCGGCCGGGAGAACGGACCCGAGGGCCTGGACGAATACACCCAACTCAAGACGATCAAGTTTCCGGCCCGATGA
- a CDS encoding class I adenylate-forming enzyme family protein: MSDRIPGGSLAKLLAWRAAENPDAGFVFVEDDGPWTYGQLAAAASRIATQLTVTPGDRVIVRVGNDERFLPALCAVWLRAAAVVPMHPAAPAAEVTRVVEALDVSAVIADPDDPCRIEVAVPVTPFPRIPLTTPVASEEVGVPGPSSSDARQGVGSQPALVLLTSGTTGAPKGVVLTHDNAWSNVRATVSAFRSDTTPTPLAAEDKPPNLIANPLSHTAGVVRLIFALYVGRRVVLLRKFDGRTTKRLLDRHGIDALTLNPTMLRILLDALEPGADLGRVRYVGSGTAPLPPALREEFEARFKVPVLQAYGQTEAFGGITVESVKDVLAGRRRPGSVGRALPGVELRIVCADGSAAAPGEQGEIQARSRSCTAGYLGAEPGAGPLDADGWLRTGDLGHLDTDGYLYITGRLKNTIICGGFNVIPEEVEAALEEDPRVREAVVVPLPDDKLGEIPVAVVEADATPADVLAAVAPRLAPYKRPRQVFVVTQLPRVPNGKVDRPAAQAMAKGAASTL, from the coding sequence ATGAGCGACCGTATCCCCGGCGGTTCGCTGGCGAAGCTGCTCGCTTGGCGCGCGGCGGAGAATCCCGACGCCGGCTTCGTGTTCGTCGAGGACGACGGCCCGTGGACCTATGGGCAATTGGCCGCGGCCGCGTCTCGCATCGCCACTCAGCTCACCGTCACCCCCGGCGACCGGGTGATCGTCCGCGTTGGAAACGACGAACGCTTTCTGCCCGCGCTGTGTGCGGTGTGGCTGCGCGCGGCCGCCGTCGTCCCCATGCACCCCGCAGCACCCGCGGCCGAGGTCACGCGGGTGGTCGAGGCACTGGACGTCAGCGCCGTCATCGCCGACCCCGACGACCCATGCCGCATCGAGGTCGCCGTCCCCGTCACCCCCTTCCCCCGCATCCCCCTCACCACCCCCGTTGCGTCCGAAGAAGTGGGGGTGCCCGGACCCTCTTCTTCGGACGCAAGGCAGGGGGTGGGGTCGCAGCCGGCGCTGGTATTGCTCACCTCGGGGACGACCGGTGCGCCGAAGGGTGTGGTGCTCACTCACGACAATGCCTGGTCCAATGTGCGCGCCACGGTTTCCGCGTTCCGCAGCGACACCACGCCGACCCCGCTCGCCGCCGAGGACAAGCCGCCGAACCTCATCGCGAACCCGCTCTCGCACACCGCGGGCGTGGTGCGGCTGATCTTCGCGCTCTACGTCGGGCGGCGCGTCGTGTTGCTGCGCAAGTTCGACGGCCGCACCACCAAACGACTACTGGACCGGCACGGCATCGACGCATTGACGTTGAACCCGACGATGCTGCGGATTCTGCTCGACGCCCTGGAACCCGGTGCGGACCTCGGCCGGGTGCGCTACGTCGGGTCGGGCACCGCGCCGTTGCCGCCCGCGCTGCGCGAGGAGTTCGAGGCGCGGTTCAAGGTGCCGGTGCTGCAGGCCTACGGGCAGACGGAGGCGTTCGGCGGCATCACGGTGGAGAGCGTCAAGGACGTGTTGGCCGGCCGCCGCCGGCCGGGCTCGGTGGGCCGCGCGCTGCCCGGCGTCGAACTGCGCATCGTCTGCGCCGACGGCTCCGCTGCCGCGCCCGGCGAGCAGGGCGAGATCCAGGCCCGCAGCAGATCCTGCACGGCCGGCTACCTCGGCGCGGAGCCCGGCGCCGGCCCGCTGGATGCCGACGGCTGGCTGCGCACCGGTGACCTCGGGCACCTCGACACCGACGGTTACCTCTACATCACCGGCCGGTTGAAAAACACCATCATTTGCGGCGGTTTCAACGTCATCCCCGAGGAGGTCGAGGCCGCCCTGGAGGAAGACCCACGGGTGCGCGAGGCGGTCGTGGTGCCGCTGCCCGACGACAAACTCGGCGAGATCCCGGTTGCCGTGGTGGAGGCCGACGCCACTCCCGCCGACGTGTTGGCCGCGGTGGCACCGCGGTTGGCGCCGTACAAGCGGCCGCGGCAGGTGTTCGTGGTGACGCAGCTACCCCGGGTGCCCAACGGCAAGGTGGACCGGCCCGCCGCGCAGGCGATGGCCAAGGGCGCGGCGAGCACGCTGTGA
- a CDS encoding FCD domain-containing protein yields the protein MTDAAPVVLKAAEVVAAQLRREIVLGTRAEGEMLPPEAEMTAELEVSRPTLRQALRILETERLVTVQRGRRGGTRVNRPSAKVAGRYLGNVLMFHVTSLDDVHTARLLLEPAAISELAHRPPNAEQIAVLRDLVAQTRQDLDFAQLCAVGGRFHTELVALAGSPALTLFQELVQQLIDAHAARFENQRVRTREPSRSKESLDAHDQVVTLIEAGDFAAAARVWREHLEFIHNRLAATVDTASVLDLEI from the coding sequence ATGACCGATGCGGCGCCCGTGGTGCTCAAGGCGGCCGAGGTCGTCGCGGCGCAGTTGCGCCGGGAGATCGTGCTGGGCACGCGCGCCGAGGGCGAGATGCTGCCGCCCGAGGCGGAGATGACCGCCGAGCTGGAGGTGTCCCGGCCGACCTTGCGTCAGGCGCTGCGCATCCTGGAGACGGAGCGGCTGGTCACCGTGCAGCGCGGCCGGCGCGGCGGCACCCGGGTGAACCGGCCCTCGGCGAAGGTGGCCGGGCGCTACCTGGGCAACGTGCTGATGTTCCACGTCACGTCGCTGGACGACGTACACACCGCGCGGCTGCTGCTGGAGCCGGCGGCGATCAGCGAGCTGGCCCACCGCCCGCCCAACGCCGAGCAGATCGCGGTGCTGCGCGACCTGGTGGCGCAGACCCGACAGGACCTGGATTTCGCGCAGCTGTGCGCCGTCGGCGGCCGGTTCCACACCGAACTGGTCGCGTTGGCGGGCAGCCCCGCGCTGACCCTGTTCCAGGAACTGGTGCAGCAGCTCATCGATGCGCACGCGGCGCGGTTCGAGAACCAGCGGGTGCGCACCCGGGAGCCGTCGCGGTCCAAGGAGTCGCTGGACGCGCACGACCAGGTGGTCACCCTGATCGAAGCCGGCGACTTCGCCGCGGCGGCTCGGGTGTGGCGGGAGCACCTGGAGTTCATCCACAACCGGCTGGCCGCCACCGTGGACACCGCCAGCGTGCTCGACCTGGAGATCTGA
- a CDS encoding LLM class flavin-dependent oxidoreductase, with protein sequence MRVSVRVRYAAPAALEPLLVAAEDFGYDGFWISEPWGVDAFAVLGWCAARTRRIPLGTHVASVFARTPAATAAAAATVASLSGGRFRLGLGTSGPNVVEGWHGVPFDAPVERTRDTIAVLRAVLSGEKVAHDGATVSVPLGERRALRTALADEVPPVPVYLGALGPRNQRLTADVADGWTPTPYSPDFDAGSAGPLRERLAGNGRTVAVAPTCPVAIGADLSALWELERGWSALYLGGMGEFYATAARAMGQDAMVERIRERWAAGDRRAAKAAVGDDYADAIGLFGSATRIGERAARYVAAGVDELVLELRKPDLEDQLADLRAVREALS encoded by the coding sequence ATGCGCGTGTCCGTGCGTGTTCGCTACGCGGCACCCGCCGCCCTGGAACCGCTGCTGGTCGCCGCGGAAGACTTCGGCTACGACGGGTTCTGGATCAGCGAGCCGTGGGGCGTGGACGCGTTCGCGGTACTGGGCTGGTGCGCGGCCCGCACCCGTCGCATTCCGCTCGGCACGCACGTCGCATCGGTGTTCGCCCGCACCCCGGCGGCCACCGCGGCCGCGGCGGCCACCGTGGCGAGCTTGTCGGGGGGCCGGTTCCGGTTGGGGCTGGGCACGTCCGGGCCGAACGTGGTCGAGGGCTGGCATGGGGTGCCGTTCGACGCGCCGGTGGAGCGCACCCGGGACACCATCGCCGTGCTGCGGGCGGTGCTGTCCGGCGAGAAGGTGGCGCACGACGGGGCCACCGTTTCGGTGCCGCTGGGCGAGCGCCGTGCGTTGCGTACCGCGCTGGCCGATGAGGTGCCGCCGGTGCCGGTGTACCTGGGCGCGCTCGGACCGCGCAATCAGCGGCTCACCGCGGACGTGGCCGACGGCTGGACGCCGACCCCGTACTCACCCGACTTCGACGCGGGTTCGGCCGGACCGCTGCGGGAGCGCCTGGCCGGCAACGGGCGCACCGTCGCGGTGGCACCCACGTGTCCGGTGGCGATCGGCGCGGACCTGAGTGCGCTGTGGGAACTGGAGCGCGGCTGGTCCGCGCTGTACCTCGGCGGCATGGGCGAGTTCTACGCGACCGCGGCCCGGGCCATGGGGCAGGACGCGATGGTGGAGCGGATCCGCGAGCGCTGGGCGGCCGGTGACCGACGTGCCGCCAAGGCCGCGGTGGGCGACGACTACGCCGACGCCATCGGGCTTTTCGGGTCGGCCACCCGCATCGGCGAGCGGGCTGCACGCTACGTCGCGGCCGGGGTGGACGAGTTGGTGCTCGAACTGCGCAAGCCGGACCTCGAGGACCAGCTCGCCGACCTGCGTGCGGTGCGGGAGGCGTTGTCGTGA
- a CDS encoding enoyl-CoA hydratase-related protein: MQSGEFTELTYAVNAGVATVTLNRPDRRNAWSGRTAVEYRWALHYADIDPTVRVVVLAGAGRDFCIGADSGALDAITSADGAYTPAKLPLPPYPDGAPNGMQRNHLMPLLISTPVIAVLHGACAGAGFVLATYADFRFAAKDAQITTSFAKLGLPAEYGIGWLLPRQIGLINAAQLLYTAEVCDGDRARELGWVQQVHDADAVLPAAQSFAHELARHSSGESLRMMKRQLMVDAWGSFDDAYTRSVEDMNAALKHPDMREGLAALTEKRPTDFLRGR, translated from the coding sequence ATGCAGTCGGGTGAGTTCACCGAGCTCACGTACGCGGTGAACGCGGGTGTGGCCACCGTGACGCTGAACCGGCCGGACCGGCGCAACGCCTGGTCGGGCCGCACGGCGGTGGAGTACCGCTGGGCGCTGCATTATGCGGACATCGACCCAACAGTGCGGGTGGTGGTGCTCGCCGGAGCCGGCCGCGACTTCTGCATCGGCGCCGACTCGGGCGCGTTGGATGCCATCACCTCGGCCGACGGCGCCTACACACCGGCGAAGCTGCCACTGCCGCCTTACCCCGACGGCGCGCCCAACGGCATGCAGCGCAATCACCTGATGCCGTTGCTGATCTCGACCCCGGTCATCGCCGTGCTGCACGGCGCCTGCGCCGGAGCGGGCTTCGTGCTCGCCACCTACGCCGACTTCCGATTCGCCGCCAAGGACGCCCAGATCACCACCTCGTTCGCCAAGCTCGGCCTGCCCGCGGAGTACGGCATCGGGTGGCTGCTACCCCGCCAGATCGGGCTGATCAACGCCGCGCAGCTGCTGTACACCGCCGAGGTCTGCGACGGCGACCGGGCCCGCGAGCTGGGCTGGGTGCAGCAGGTACACGACGCCGACGCGGTGCTGCCCGCCGCGCAGTCCTTTGCCCACGAGTTGGCCCGGCACAGTTCGGGAGAGTCACTGCGCATGATGAAGCGTCAGTTGATGGTGGACGCCTGGGGGTCGTTCGACGACGCCTACACCCGCTCCGTCGAGGACATGAACGCGGCCCTGAAACACCCCGACATGCGGGAGGGATTGGCGGCGCTGACGGAGAAGCGGCCGACGGATTTCCTGCGCGGTCGGTAA
- a CDS encoding SDR family NAD(P)-dependent oxidoreductase, with product MQLAGAHALITGASHGIGVEIAREFGRRGARLTVLGRDKERVTSVAEELGARPVVADLADPDRLRNLLAEVESGLGPLDVLVNNAALTAVSPAQDAVAGNAKLLMDVNAVAPMELCRQALPGMIARRRGHLVNVSTLAAVSAVPELALYGASKAALHHYTSVLQRDLKGTGVRTTLATFGEVAGTHMMEQARQSKKIAAVSARLARVLPVLTPADVARQLTDAVERDARVVTIPRRLGGAVTIRNLPSTLQDLVFLGLNNR from the coding sequence GTGCAACTGGCCGGGGCGCACGCGCTGATCACCGGAGCCTCGCACGGGATCGGGGTGGAGATCGCCCGCGAGTTCGGCCGGCGCGGCGCTCGACTCACCGTGCTGGGTCGGGACAAAGAGCGAGTGACCTCGGTGGCGGAGGAACTCGGGGCCCGCCCGGTGGTCGCCGATCTGGCCGATCCGGATCGGCTGCGCAATCTGCTGGCCGAGGTGGAGTCCGGGCTGGGACCGCTGGACGTGCTGGTGAACAACGCCGCGCTCACCGCTGTCTCGCCCGCCCAGGATGCGGTAGCGGGCAACGCCAAGTTGCTGATGGACGTGAACGCGGTCGCGCCGATGGAACTGTGCCGGCAGGCGTTGCCCGGCATGATCGCCCGCCGCCGCGGCCACCTGGTGAACGTGTCCACGCTGGCCGCGGTCAGCGCGGTGCCGGAGTTGGCGCTCTACGGGGCCAGCAAGGCGGCGTTGCACCACTACACCTCGGTGCTGCAGCGCGATCTGAAGGGCACCGGCGTGCGCACCACGCTGGCCACCTTCGGTGAGGTGGCCGGGACGCACATGATGGAGCAGGCCCGGCAGTCGAAGAAGATCGCCGCGGTGTCTGCACGGCTGGCCCGGGTGCTGCCGGTGCTGACGCCTGCGGACGTGGCCCGTCAACTCACCGACGCCGTGGAACGCGACGCGCGCGTGGTAACCATCCCGCGACGCCTGGGCGGCGCGGTGACCATTCGAAATCTGCCGAGCACGCTGCAGGACCTCGTGTTCCTCGGGCTGAATAACCGCTGA